The Lolium rigidum isolate FL_2022 chromosome 1, APGP_CSIRO_Lrig_0.1, whole genome shotgun sequence region TACACTCCAGTCAAAAACAAAACTGCTATGTGAATGGCAATGCGCATGCTACAAcagatcaacaacaacaacaacaacatttcCACCAATTACCTAGCTAGCTACATCGACCTCCCCCGAAAGCCACGCCTGTCATGCCCCCCGGTAATAATTCGGATTGATTCCGTAAGGTAACAGCCTGCCATTGCCATCATACTGGATCTGAGGAGCCCCGTTGAAACCATAGGGGTGAGATGACCCATTAATCGCCCCATGATTTAGCAGAGAAGCAAGCATATGCGGAGAATGCTGATGCCGTCGAGCCCCGGGATTCGGGTGGATGAAACTCCCTTGTGGCTGGCCTATCATATGAGCACCTGGATGCAGATGCGCTTGTGGCGACCCGTAAGCAAACCGAGAAGGAGGAAACGGATGCTGCTGGGGTAGGGGGCCAAACTGATAAATTGGTTGGGAGGAACCCACTTGATGCACAGGAGGAAGGGGCATCAACACAGTGGGAGTTGGTAAAATAGGAGCATAATGGCCAGGTAGCGGGAACACAACAGCGGGAGTTGGTAACTTTGGAGTAGCGCCAGTAGCAGAACGGCCAGGTTGTGCGGTGTGCTTCCCTTTCTTTTTCTGCTTCTCATGTTGCGAGTCCATCTTCCTCTTGCTCTTACCAGGTTTCAGACTGGGCTGCCTGGCTGGGACATCCTCCTGATTTAGCGCACCGAATATACGGATCTTCAGTGTCGGTGCGTCAATGTTACCCTTAAAGAAATCACTCAATTTGGAAACAGTTTTCCTTAGGCATCCATGGATGGTTCGCAGCTCAGCCTTCCCTACCGCTCTGGCAAAATTCTGAGACCGGTCCAAGAAGTCTTCAACCTGCAAAAAAGGCTGTATTTAATAAACAACGCTCTGCAGAATTTGGCGCCCGGATTCATAGGAAACTTACGGTCAAGCTACCAACTCCTCTTCCCGAGGTCTTTGAGATCCAGCATCCGTCAAAATTGCTGGCACAGAGCCCATGTTCCCATAAACCCTCCACTGCTAGAAGCTGCATGAGGTAGGCCACAAGTATCTGTGAGTGTGAGGATCAAGAGCTACATGTTGGCTGTTGCAGTATGATATCATCCCATAATTACTCGAAGCAAAACTTTGAAGTGACTCACTTTACTCATTAGTGATACAAATAGTTCAGCAACAGATTCTTTATTACGGCTCCCAAACCCCCCCAATAGCACAACGTTCTTCTGAATACTTGCAATGTCTGTACCATCTAAAAAGGACAGAAATTATCTTACTGCATGTTTAATTAATACTTTAACCAGAAATCAGATGATAGAAACATGATGCCAGAAAATGTAGTAGCAAAGAGCCAAAAAAGAATAACATGTGTACTTCAATGGAGGGAGTACCTTTCAATAAGCCAGAAAATGCAGGTAATATTGGAGGATGCCGCGTCTGCACTTCACATTTACAAAGAATAAGTTCACGTATTTATCTTTGTTCAAACAGAAAAAGAGCTCAAGTATTAAGTCTCAGCCTGAGCCCCTCTAACAGAAGTATCGTATAACTAATATCCAAACTACTCCTGACCATTAAGTTTGACAGAAAATCAAACCAAAGTAACAACCCCACTTTACCTGTAAATGGAAAGCAACTAAGGAGATAATTGCCATTGAGCTCATTGTTCCATCTTTGGGACAATTTACATTATGTGTCTTAGCCCAGAACTTCATCTGCAGAATAAACAGAAAAGTCATTGTCATATCTTTTACGTACGTAACTTTTATGGGGAATTTCATGCTACTTAGATTCCCAAAAAAAACGAACATCAAGACAGAGGATTGCAATACCAGAAAACAAAGTATCTGAAATCTTTCATCAATCGATGAAACAAGTTTAAATATCTCTGATCGTGACATGCCATCTTTGTTTTCGACAGAAATATCACACTCAACCCCAGTTCCCTTATCAGTAACCTTCAGCACGGGGACTTTAGCACTTATAATAGGTAAAACACCATAACAACGACCATTGCCTGaaattaaaataaagataagaaacaAGGAACACATTAACATTAGCAACTAAAAGCTTCTACTAAGCAGTTGATCACATGCCAAATACGTATTTGGCGTGAACAATTTGCTGGCATCAAACAGAGCAGTGCTGATGTTATTAAATTGTAAATGCACTGCAGCATCACTTTGAATGGAGCATGCTAGATAACCAATTAAACTCTTTCAATTCTACATATTTGGTACATGGCCTATCTTACAGTTTATAGAGAGAAAACACAGGGTGTACAAAATTACAAATTTCAACGTTAATTGGAATTGGGAGAGTTCCACACACACCCTCCAAAATCATCTCCTCACAAATTTACCATTTCAGAAAcaaaaataatattttaaaaACACCTcaatcaacaaaacagtagtcacACCCCTAGAGTAGTCATTATTAGTGAAATCAACTAGAAAGATCACAGAGATACAGATCAGCTGACAGAATGGAGCAAACCAGCTTGACATATTTTCGTAACACACATACACTATTAGCTTCAAGATACCAACTTCTCCCATCCACTCGTCCAGTGTCCCTACTTCTACAAGTGCCCACACAATTAAGCACTGCTCCCAACTCGCAATAGC contains the following coding sequences:
- the LOC124663476 gene encoding protein HESO1-like encodes the protein MATAAVSPPAPKPEPPAPSDDLPRSREAVSWDPQALCKHAETCELQSEAFFIDPALLPTLEGQLLELYGILRPKPADYEQRRTMIDVFNKIAKDIFGETNGFPVVEAFGSFTMDLFTAKSDLDLSVNFSNDMDGQFARFDQISVIRKLTKVLRKHQSNGRCYGVLPIISAKVPVLKVTDKGTGVECDISVENKDGMSRSEIFKLVSSIDERFQILCFLMKFWAKTHNVNCPKDGTMSSMAIISLVAFHLQTRHPPILPAFSGLLKDGTDIASIQKNVVLLGGFGSRNKESVAELFVSLMSKLLAVEGLWEHGLCASNFDGCWISKTSGRGVGSLTVEDFLDRSQNFARAVGKAELRTIHGCLRKTVSKLSDFFKGNIDAPTLKIRIFGALNQEDVPARQPSLKPGKSKRKMDSQHEKQKKKGKHTAQPGRSATGATPKLPTPAVVFPLPGHYAPILPTPTVLMPLPPVHQVGSSQPIYQFGPLPQQHPFPPSRFAYGSPQAHLHPGAHMIGQPQGSFIHPNPGARRHQHSPHMLASLLNHGAINGSSHPYGFNGAPQIQYDGNGRLLPYGINPNYYRGA